A DNA window from Carnobacterium funditum DSM 5970 contains the following coding sequences:
- the mreC gene encoding rod shape-determining protein MreC translates to MRQFFSNKKLIILLVSIIVCLGLIAYSISGNGKLPIVQRFGNDITAVTGQLLSKPTNAVVKFVDSVENLRNTYKENQLLKSKIDGLYETEVELGNLKQDNQKMKEQLELQDTLSDYKKINGTVISRNPDNWINQIIVDRGSQSGISVGLSVMADNGLIGRVIEVNPASSKVQLITTSDQNNSRVAASVSSKKGFVHGIINGYDSETNRLIMKQITTKITLKKGDQVMTSGLGGISPNSLLIGSIDEVKLDSHGLSQEAYVIPASDFDDIRYVTFIQRTAESGE, encoded by the coding sequence TTGCGTCAATTTTTTTCAAATAAAAAATTAATTATATTGTTGGTTAGTATAATTGTTTGTCTAGGTTTAATAGCCTATTCTATTTCAGGAAACGGTAAATTGCCAATAGTGCAACGATTCGGAAACGACATTACGGCTGTGACTGGTCAATTGTTATCAAAACCAACTAATGCGGTTGTCAAATTTGTTGATTCGGTGGAGAATTTGAGGAATACCTACAAAGAAAATCAATTGTTAAAATCAAAAATTGATGGTCTTTATGAAACAGAAGTAGAATTAGGTAATTTAAAACAAGACAACCAAAAAATGAAGGAACAACTAGAATTACAAGATACGCTTTCTGATTATAAGAAAATTAATGGAACTGTTATAAGTCGAAACCCTGATAATTGGATAAATCAAATTATTGTTGACCGAGGAAGTCAGAGTGGCATATCTGTAGGGTTATCTGTTATGGCGGACAATGGACTGATTGGTCGTGTGATAGAAGTGAATCCAGCTAGTTCAAAAGTCCAATTGATTACAACTTCAGACCAAAATAATAGTAGAGTTGCGGCTTCAGTTTCTTCAAAAAAAGGATTCGTCCATGGAATTATTAATGGATATGATTCAGAGACTAATCGTTTGATTATGAAACAAATAACAACCAAGATAACCTTAAAAAAAGGGGATCAAGTGATGACTTCCGGCTTGGGAGGCATATCACCAAATTCATTATTAATTGGTTCAATTGATGAAGTAAAACTAGATTCACACGGGTTATCTCAAGAGGCTTACGTTATACCTGCATCAGACTTTGATGATATTCGTTATGTAACTTTTATTCAACGGACAGCTGAAAGCGGGGAGTAA
- a CDS encoding amino acid ABC transporter substrate-binding protein, whose amino-acid sequence MKNNLLKIITGLGLFILVLSGCSTNSTEEDSYDSILENGTIVMGLDDTFAPMGYRDSNDEIVGFDIDLANEVGERMGVEFKFQTIDWALKETELNAGNIDVIWNGYTITEERKEKVLFSSPYLNNSQLIIVLEDSPINSKADLKDKTVAAQQSSSAVDAVMADDSDIIKTFNNGEIVQYPSNNDVFNDLASGRSDAIVVDETMGRYYMQQNKDMDYRVLDDNFGNEEYAVGLRKSDVKLKQAIDENLADLKKDGTYDKIYDKWFAE is encoded by the coding sequence ATGAAAAATAATTTATTGAAGATTATCACAGGTTTAGGTTTATTCATATTGGTTCTTTCGGGTTGTAGTACTAATTCAACAGAAGAAGATAGCTATGATTCTATTTTAGAAAATGGCACAATTGTAATGGGACTGGATGATACCTTTGCACCAATGGGTTATAGAGATTCAAACGATGAAATAGTTGGATTTGATATTGATTTAGCTAATGAAGTCGGGGAACGTATGGGAGTTGAGTTTAAATTTCAAACGATTGATTGGGCATTAAAGGAAACAGAATTAAATGCTGGAAATATTGATGTAATTTGGAATGGTTATACCATAACCGAAGAAAGAAAAGAGAAAGTACTATTTAGTAGTCCTTATTTGAATAATAGTCAACTTATTATTGTTTTAGAAGATAGTCCAATAAACAGCAAAGCCGATTTGAAGGATAAAACGGTGGCTGCACAACAATCATCAAGTGCAGTTGATGCAGTTATGGCTGATGATTCAGATATAATTAAAACATTTAATAACGGTGAAATAGTTCAGTATCCTTCTAATAACGATGTGTTTAATGATTTAGCATCGGGACGAAGCGATGCGATTGTAGTAGATGAGACAATGGGTCGCTATTATATGCAACAAAATAAAGACATGGATTACCGAGTGCTGGATGATAATTTTGGTAATGAAGAATATGCAGTAGGGTTGCGTAAGTCGGATGTTAAGTTAAAACAAGCTATAGATGAGAATTTAGCAGATCTTAAAAAAGATGGTACCTATGATAAGATATATGATAAATGGTTTGCAGAGTAG
- the mreD gene encoding rod shape-determining protein MreD — protein MSRDWKINIFAPVLIFLGLLIDGLISGTFSEHLYTEDGNVMVPRLIILILVLISFYLPRNKMILYAIVFGFLYDSYYVGVLGIYVAIFPLIVYVTNKLKQVLNPNPITIGMMIFINLTILETMLYWIYKLLGFTMIDMNTFMANRLGPTLLLNLVFFIITFYPLKKLILKMTGN, from the coding sequence ATGAGTAGGGATTGGAAAATAAATATTTTTGCTCCAGTGTTAATTTTTTTGGGACTGTTGATAGATGGTCTCATTTCAGGCACTTTTTCTGAACATTTGTATACAGAAGATGGGAATGTCATGGTACCAAGATTAATTATTCTTATACTTGTATTAATTTCATTTTATCTACCCAGAAACAAAATGATTCTATATGCTATTGTTTTTGGGTTTCTGTATGATAGTTACTATGTAGGGGTATTAGGGATATATGTAGCAATTTTTCCTTTGATTGTGTATGTTACAAATAAATTGAAACAGGTATTAAACCCAAATCCAATTACTATTGGGATGATGATTTTCATTAATTTAACTATTTTAGAAACAATGCTCTATTGGATTTATAAATTATTAGGTTTTACTATGATTGATATGAATACTTTTATGGCTAACCGCTTGGGTCCTACATTATTGTTGAATTTGGTATTCTTTATAATCACATTTTATCCATTAAAAAAATTAATACTTAAAATGACTGGGAATTAA
- a CDS encoding rod shape-determining protein: MFRFGSKDIGIDLGTANTNVFVEGKGIVLRDPSVVAKDISTGDIVAVGEDARNMIGRTPGSIVAIRPMKNGVIADYDTTAAMMKYYIEKAIGKTTSKPYVIVCVPSGVTEVEKRAVIDATRMAGAKDAFILEEPFAAAIGAGLPVMEPTGSMVVDIGGGTTDVATIALGGIVSSRSIRLAGDSMDEGIIHFVRKKFNLLIGERTAEQIKIEIGCASIEKAAEYGSMDVRGRDLLTGLPQTIQVSAVDVAEAIKEVVDGIVSAVRETLEETPPEISADVIDHGIVLTGGGALLRNIGDAIADETEVPVFVANDPLDCVALGTGESLKHIDVYKKKRMK; the protein is encoded by the coding sequence GTGTTTAGATTTGGAAGTAAAGATATTGGAATAGATTTAGGAACGGCTAATACAAATGTTTTTGTAGAAGGTAAAGGGATTGTTTTGAGAGATCCTTCAGTAGTAGCTAAAGATATTTCGACGGGTGACATAGTAGCAGTCGGTGAAGATGCAAGAAATATGATTGGTAGAACCCCCGGTTCAATTGTAGCTATTAGACCTATGAAAAATGGTGTTATTGCTGATTACGATACTACTGCTGCAATGATGAAGTATTACATTGAAAAAGCTATTGGGAAAACGACATCTAAACCGTACGTAATTGTTTGTGTACCAAGCGGAGTAACTGAAGTAGAAAAACGCGCTGTTATTGATGCAACAAGGATGGCAGGAGCTAAAGATGCATTTATTCTTGAAGAACCATTCGCAGCTGCTATAGGAGCTGGTCTGCCAGTAATGGAACCAACAGGCAGCATGGTTGTTGATATAGGAGGCGGAACTACAGATGTCGCAACGATAGCGTTAGGTGGTATTGTAAGCAGCCGTTCAATCCGGTTAGCTGGAGACAGTATGGATGAAGGGATTATCCATTTTGTACGCAAAAAATTCAATTTGTTAATTGGAGAACGCACAGCTGAACAAATTAAAATTGAAATTGGTTGTGCTTCAATTGAAAAAGCAGCTGAGTATGGATCTATGGATGTTCGAGGAAGAGATTTGTTAACTGGCTTGCCGCAAACGATTCAGGTTTCTGCGGTAGATGTTGCTGAAGCAATCAAAGAAGTTGTTGATGGCATCGTTAGTGCTGTAAGAGAAACTTTGGAAGAAACACCACCAGAAATTTCAGCAGATGTGATTGATCACGGCATTGTTTTAACAGGAGGCGGAGCATTATTAAGAAATATTGGTGATGCAATAGCTGATGAAACTGAAGTGCCCGTTTTTGTAGCAAATGATCCGTTAGATTGCGTTGCTTTAGGTACTGGAGAATCACTTAAGCACATAGATGTATATAAAAAGAAAAGAATGAAATAA
- the minD gene encoding septum site-determining protein MinD: MGTAIVITSGKGGVGKTTSTANIGTALALQGKRVCLIDMDIGLRNLDVILGLENRIIYDIIDVVEGRAKLHQAIIKDKRFNDNLYLLPAAQNADKNDVNGEQMKEIVAELKEEYDYILIDCPAGIEQGFQNSIAAADEAILVTTPEISAIRDADRIIGLLEQTELDPPQLIINRIRKRMMQDGEVLDVDEITRHLSVDLLGIIFDDDDVVRSSNKGDPIVLNPKNPASQGYRNVARRILGETVPLMSIKKEKESFWKKLFGKKS, encoded by the coding sequence ATGGGAACAGCAATTGTAATTACTTCTGGAAAAGGTGGCGTAGGGAAAACAACGTCAACAGCAAATATTGGAACTGCGCTTGCCTTACAAGGTAAACGGGTATGTCTGATTGATATGGATATAGGTTTAAGGAATTTAGATGTTATTTTAGGTTTAGAGAACCGAATTATTTATGATATTATTGATGTTGTTGAAGGACGCGCAAAATTACATCAAGCAATTATAAAAGATAAACGATTTAATGATAATCTATATTTACTACCAGCAGCACAAAATGCAGATAAAAATGACGTTAATGGCGAACAAATGAAAGAAATTGTTGCGGAATTAAAGGAAGAATATGATTATATTTTAATTGACTGTCCTGCGGGAATTGAACAGGGATTTCAAAATTCAATTGCTGCCGCAGATGAAGCAATTTTAGTAACTACACCTGAGATATCGGCTATTCGAGATGCAGATCGTATAATTGGGTTGTTAGAACAGACCGAATTAGATCCTCCGCAGCTTATCATAAACAGAATCCGCAAGAGAATGATGCAAGATGGAGAAGTTCTAGATGTAGACGAAATTACAAGACACCTTTCAGTTGATCTATTGGGTATTATTTTTGATGATGATGACGTTGTTCGTTCTTCTAATAAAGGAGATCCTATTGTCTTAAATCCGAAAAATCCTGCTTCACAAGGATATCGAAATGTCGCTCGTCGTATATTAGGCGAAACAGTACCTTTGATGTCGATAAAAAAAGAAAAAGAAAGTTTTTGGAAGAAACTATTTGGCAAAAAAAGTTAA
- a CDS encoding septum site-determining protein MinC, translated as MKQSVTLKGSKDGFVLTLNESASFTAIVEELEQLLEHLKTESKKDDSNEKNKKIQLEVITGNRLLTDEEKKVLTKMIKENSHFEIKKISSAVLTYESALAWQQAVSLQMEIQTVRSGQVLQAPGDILFVGKVHPGGVIRANGSIFIIGELHGVAHAGFEGDAAAVIVADFHTNAQVRIADNVQIIENQSAEKLSVKKNEFAFINDLHILDFENLDHLSKMRPMLGKLTGGLI; from the coding sequence GTGAAACAGAGTGTGACATTAAAAGGAAGTAAAGATGGTTTTGTATTAACTTTAAACGAATCAGCTTCTTTTACTGCAATTGTTGAAGAGTTAGAACAGTTGTTAGAACATCTTAAAACGGAGTCGAAAAAAGATGACTCAAACGAAAAAAATAAAAAGATTCAACTAGAAGTAATAACTGGAAATCGTTTATTAACGGATGAAGAAAAAAAAGTACTAACAAAAATGATTAAAGAGAATAGTCATTTTGAAATAAAAAAAATTAGTTCAGCTGTTTTAACTTACGAATCAGCTCTAGCTTGGCAACAAGCTGTTAGTTTACAGATGGAGATACAAACAGTACGTAGTGGGCAAGTACTTCAAGCTCCAGGAGACATTCTTTTTGTTGGAAAGGTTCATCCTGGTGGAGTGATTCGAGCAAATGGTAGTATTTTTATCATTGGGGAATTACACGGTGTTGCACATGCAGGATTTGAAGGAGATGCAGCAGCGGTTATTGTTGCCGATTTTCATACAAATGCACAAGTACGAATAGCAGATAATGTTCAAATAATAGAAAATCAATCAGCGGAAAAATTGAGTGTAAAGAAAAATGAATTTGCATTTATAAATGATTTACATATATTAGATTTTGAAAATCTAGATCATTTAAGTAAAATGCGGCCGATGTTAGGTAAATTGACAGGGGGATTAATTTAA